Proteins from a genomic interval of Oncorhynchus clarkii lewisi isolate Uvic-CL-2024 chromosome 13, UVic_Ocla_1.0, whole genome shotgun sequence:
- the LOC139364952 gene encoding UBA-like domain-containing protein 2 translates to MSVNMDELRHQVMINQFVLTAGCAADQAKQLLQAAHWQFETALSSFFQEANIPSHHHQMMCTPRNTPATPPNFPDTITMFSKLRASDCSVSSGGGGPTQVSMACSPPSSTVGFGSFWASSPPNHQPVWLPPSSPTGHHMHHHHYQHHHHMHQTPMWPPVSQPGSAQQTPVVSVLHGQR, encoded by the exons ATGTCGGTGAATATGGACGAACTCAGGCATCAAGTGATGATCAACCAGTTTGTTTTGACTGCTGGTTGTGCTGCTGATCAAGCGAAGCAGCTTCTTCAAGCGGCTCACTGGCAATTCGAG acAGCCTTAAGCTCCTTTTTCCAGGAGGCCAACATCCCCAGTCACCACCACCAGATG ATGTGCACTCCAAGGAACACCCCAGCCACGCCGCCTAACTTCCCCGACACCATCACCATGTTCTCCAAGCTGAGGGCGTCAGACTGCTCGGTGAGCTCCGGAGGCGGAGGTCCCACCCAGGTGTCCATGGCCtgctcccccccctcctccacagtTGGCTTCGGATCCTTCTGGGCCTCATCACCCCCCAACCACCAGCCCGTCTGGCTGCCCCCCTCCTCGCCCACAGGCCACCACatgcaccaccaccactaccagcaccaccaccacatgcaCCAGACCCCCATGTGGCCCCCTGTGTCCCAGCCCGGCAGCGCCCAGCAGACCCCTGTTGTATCGGTCCTGCATGGCCAGAGATGA